In Dyadobacter subterraneus, a single genomic region encodes these proteins:
- a CDS encoding serine hydrolase has translation MKHQSSKAFFLLLLLMLLCVTLKSQTKSKYSDGVKNKIAQVENNLASWVEIENTPKWNLQERMNFYKIKGLSIAVIKDCRLEWAKGYGWADSAENRPVTPFTLFQAASMSKSLNALGMLKLAKDKNIDLNSDINSYLRSWKFPYDSVSRGKKISILNLLSHTGGINISGFDGYAKTDSVPNIIQILSGSKPANSDVVRSVFEPSSKYKYSGGGTVISQLIIEDVSGKNYADYMESNILRPIGMQNSFYTNTISKSKLKQLATGYNGDQEVTMKYHIYPEKAAAGLWTNPTELSKYVIEIQRSLIGKSNKLLTPKMTKLMLTPYLDNSSALGVFIEDKDGTKYFRHGGVNEGFTSLYFGSVENGNGAIVMCNSTDKTILYEIINSIAIVYKWKNYYKPVLKKVIKIDSSELTKYTGKYTSNDREYIISQDNGNLFLELMGQKWQVYFTSDTDFFMYQAPGISHQFIQSNNRIKGFQIKLEGGKDIFVKKVV, from the coding sequence ATGAAACATCAATCTAGTAAAGCTTTCTTTTTGTTGCTCCTATTAATGCTTTTGTGTGTTACACTTAAGTCACAGACAAAGAGCAAGTATTCAGATGGGGTTAAAAATAAAATAGCACAAGTTGAAAATAATTTAGCCAGTTGGGTAGAAATAGAAAATACGCCTAAATGGAATTTGCAAGAACGTATGAACTTCTATAAAATAAAAGGGTTAAGCATTGCCGTCATAAAAGATTGTAGACTTGAATGGGCTAAGGGTTATGGCTGGGCTGATTCAGCAGAAAACAGGCCGGTCACCCCTTTTACTCTCTTTCAGGCGGCTTCAATGAGTAAATCTCTCAATGCATTAGGCATGTTGAAGTTAGCAAAAGACAAGAACATCGACTTAAACAGCGATATAAATAGCTATCTACGTTCTTGGAAATTCCCTTATGATTCAGTATCAAGGGGCAAGAAGATCTCTATTTTGAATCTACTAAGCCATACAGGCGGTATAAATATTAGTGGCTTCGATGGCTATGCGAAGACAGATTCAGTACCAAATATCATCCAGATCTTAAGCGGAAGTAAGCCTGCAAACAGCGATGTGGTAAGGTCTGTTTTCGAACCTAGTTCAAAATACAAGTACTCAGGTGGTGGAACAGTCATCTCCCAATTAATTATTGAGGATGTATCCGGCAAAAATTATGCTGATTACATGGAAAGCAATATTTTGAGACCTATTGGGATGCAAAATAGCTTTTACACGAATACAATATCAAAAAGCAAATTAAAGCAGTTAGCTACAGGTTATAATGGAGACCAGGAGGTAACGATGAAATATCATATTTATCCGGAAAAAGCAGCAGCCGGATTATGGACGAATCCGACCGAATTATCAAAATATGTTATAGAAATCCAAAGATCATTAATAGGCAAATCAAATAAGTTACTTACACCAAAAATGACGAAACTTATGCTTACGCCTTATCTGGATAATTCCTCAGCATTAGGTGTTTTTATTGAGGATAAAGATGGCACCAAGTATTTCAGGCATGGTGGCGTGAATGAAGGTTTTACAAGCCTGTATTTTGGTAGCGTAGAAAATGGAAATGGCGCAATAGTCATGTGCAATTCTACCGATAAGACGATTCTCTATGAAATCATCAATAGCATTGCAATAGTTTATAAATGGAAAAATTACTATAAGCCCGTATTGAAAAAAGTTATAAAAATTGACAGTAGTGAATTAACGAAATATACTGGCAAATATACTTCCAATGATCGGGAGTACATCATTTCGCAAGACAACGGAAATTTATTTTTAGAGTTAATGGGACAAAAGTGGCAAGTTTATTTTACTTCCGACACTGATTTTTTTATGTACCAGGCTCCTGGAATTAGCCATCAATTTATTCAAAGCAATAACAGAATTAAAGGATTTCAAATTAAACTTGAAGGAGGCAAAGATATTTTCGTCAAAAAAGTGGTATAA
- a CDS encoding serine hydrolase domain-containing protein yields the protein MRRTFLLITIGLLLFNLTFGQSAQYKQLDSLVNSLFKQKMFNGNVLIADKGKIIFEKSYGLANEKTEQKINDHTIFELASVSKQFTAMGIVLLEKQGKLNYDDKISKYTPELAFYGNISIRNLLNHTGGLPDYIEFFEQKWDKKKLLPIRIL from the coding sequence ATGAGAAGAACATTTTTACTGATTACAATTGGACTGTTATTATTTAATCTCACATTTGGTCAATCAGCACAATATAAGCAACTTGACAGCTTAGTTAACTCTCTTTTTAAGCAGAAAATGTTCAATGGAAATGTGCTGATTGCAGACAAAGGGAAAATCATATTTGAAAAGAGTTATGGCCTTGCTAATGAGAAAACCGAGCAAAAAATTAATGACCATACCATATTTGAGTTGGCATCTGTTTCCAAACAATTTACTGCTATGGGAATTGTTTTGTTGGAAAAACAAGGAAAACTGAACTATGACGACAAAATTTCAAAATATACTCCCGAACTAGCTTTTTACGGAAACATCAGCATAAGAAATTTACTAAATCACACTGGCGGGCTTCCCGACTATATAGAATTTTTTGAACAAAAGTGGGATAAAAAAAAATTGCTACCAATCAGGATATTGTAA
- the bla gene encoding subclass B3 metallo-beta-lactamase, translating to MKKCLLLLLILHSYSLVQAQKVVEPSTKTHPEWSRPFPPFQIVGNLYYVGTADLACFLIVTPKGNILINTGLASSAQLIKANIKTLGFKLSDTKILLTTQAHFDHLGAMAAIKKVTGAKMMVDYADALVVADGGLSDYDLDGKVRVFEPVKVDRLLHNSDSIKLGGMKLTILHHPGHTKGSCSYLFDVNDKTRKYRVLIANMPTIVTEKKFPDVHTYPDIAKDYSYTLDAMRHLKFDIWLSSHGIQFDLLAKHRPGSAYNPAAFMDKKNYEEQIEDLQKEYDQKAGQL from the coding sequence ATGAAAAAGTGCCTGTTACTCCTGTTGATTTTACATAGTTACTCCCTGGTACAGGCACAAAAAGTAGTAGAACCATCTACAAAGACGCACCCCGAATGGTCGAGGCCTTTTCCACCGTTTCAAATTGTGGGTAACCTGTATTATGTAGGTACTGCCGATCTGGCTTGCTTTCTTATCGTAACGCCTAAAGGCAATATCCTGATCAACACCGGGTTGGCATCGTCTGCGCAACTGATCAAAGCAAATATTAAAACCCTGGGCTTTAAACTTTCAGACACAAAAATACTGCTGACCACCCAAGCGCACTTCGACCACCTTGGGGCGATGGCAGCAATTAAAAAAGTCACAGGTGCTAAAATGATGGTAGACTACGCCGACGCGCTGGTTGTAGCCGATGGTGGCCTTTCTGATTATGATCTTGATGGAAAGGTTCGTGTATTTGAACCAGTAAAAGTTGACCGCCTATTACACAATTCGGATAGTATTAAGCTGGGCGGCATGAAATTAACGATCCTCCATCATCCCGGGCATACTAAAGGATCCTGCAGTTATCTATTTGATGTGAATGACAAAACGCGAAAGTACAGGGTATTGATTGCCAATATGCCTACCATAGTTACGGAGAAGAAATTCCCGGATGTACATACTTATCCAGATATCGCTAAAGATTACTCGTATACACTGGATGCGATGAGGCACCTGAAGTTTGATATTTGGCTGTCATCACATGGCATACAGTTCGATCTGTTAGCAAAGCACCGGCCCGGCAGTGCTTACAACCCGGCTGCCTTCATGGATAAAAAAAATTATGAAGAGCAAATTGAAGATCTGCAAAAGGAATATGATCAGAAAGCCGGCCAGCTATGA
- a CDS encoding serine hydrolase domain-containing protein — protein sequence MATNQDIVNVFAKYKPEVIFQPGEKYEYSDTGYTLLALIIEKVSGRTFGQFLSENIFQPLKMKNTFIYRSRFEPKKINNYALGYVTDSSGHKVLPNTFGKEFYTYYLDGIVGDGTVNATTADLLKWDRALYTDKLIDSKEKELIFNSVKTNDGKESNYGFGWFVGNSKEYGKIVYHSGGWPGYSTYIERHLDNDKTIIILQNHSNAKINSFLQKARTILYN from the coding sequence ATTGCTACCAATCAGGATATTGTAAATGTCTTCGCGAAATACAAACCGGAAGTTATTTTTCAACCCGGCGAAAAATACGAGTACAGTGATACAGGTTACACTTTATTAGCGTTGATAATAGAAAAAGTATCAGGTAGAACATTTGGACAATTTTTGAGTGAAAACATCTTTCAACCATTAAAAATGAAAAATACGTTTATCTACAGAAGTAGATTTGAACCAAAAAAAATAAATAATTATGCTCTTGGTTATGTTACAGATAGCTCAGGACACAAAGTGCTTCCCAATACTTTTGGGAAAGAATTTTACACTTATTATCTGGATGGAATCGTGGGCGACGGAACAGTAAACGCTACAACAGCGGATCTGTTAAAATGGGACAGAGCCCTTTATACCGATAAATTGATAGATTCAAAAGAAAAAGAACTAATATTTAATTCTGTAAAAACCAACGATGGAAAAGAGAGTAATTATGGATTTGGGTGGTTCGTAGGGAATTCGAAAGAATATGGCAAAATCGTTTATCATTCTGGAGGTTGGCCAGGTTATTCCACTTATATAGAAAGGCATTTGGACAATGACAAAACTATAATAATCCTGCAAAATCATTCTAACGCGAAAATAAATTCATTTTTACAAAAAGCAAGAACGATATTGTATAATTAA
- a CDS encoding MarR family winged helix-turn-helix transcriptional regulator, protein MNSDFIKDLGYKALDSRLKRISDRISHDVRRFYKELGIDIEPNWYLIFMLLQNAEEIPIAAIAECLGYTHPSVAIIVKKMAEKGYLHVKKDSEDKRKQMVSLSDKAMKMLPQLEQIWQSCERAILKMLADDLGILHYLDSIDMELKNKSFNNRFKEEFLKTNIK, encoded by the coding sequence ATGAATTCTGACTTTATCAAAGATCTGGGGTACAAGGCACTCGATAGCAGATTGAAAAGGATCAGTGATCGCATATCCCATGATGTGCGAAGATTTTATAAAGAACTCGGTATAGATATCGAGCCAAATTGGTACCTTATATTTATGCTGTTGCAAAACGCGGAAGAAATACCCATTGCAGCTATTGCCGAGTGCTTGGGATATACGCATCCTTCGGTAGCGATTATTGTCAAAAAGATGGCAGAAAAAGGCTATCTGCATGTTAAAAAGGACAGTGAAGACAAGCGAAAGCAGATGGTTTCACTATCAGACAAAGCAATGAAAATGTTGCCGCAGTTAGAGCAGATCTGGCAAAGTTGCGAAAGAGCGATCTTAAAAATGTTAGCTGATGATCTGGGTATCCTTCACTACCTGGACAGCATAGATATGGAATTGAAAAACAAGTCTTTTAATAATAGGTTCAAGGAAGAATTCTTAAAAACAAATATCAAATGA
- a CDS encoding ABC transporter permease has translation MGTLFSGLTLALLLVFAKRNGQTSNLFLSLALVVIVLKTGGLTPIFLPALGPVLYFYVQQLISPDRRFRWKDMLHFCPLLVAYLMPAWLVLISVIIYLYLSHRLIQDFYSRQRPVLMDRTRSTFRRQDNALLLLGLFYVLSLFSGTFYFTVALVLIGMAAEAILKPDGSVQLAIPITDRSDEREKGRRIKEAVVANRLYEDAELTLTTLAVKLKIHPHDLSRIINMGLEMNFSDFINEFRVREIAQKMQDPAYDRLTLLGIAYESGFNSKTTFNRVFKEMTGRTPAEYKNSLKKEVPIDKLAPRVRILPVILRSGSPPNWASEKSNRNYMFRNYLNVALRNLWRQKAYSAINIAGLALGLAVCFLISLFVIDELSYDKFNLKADRIFRVNADFNVNGTQFNARQTPPAMASILLKDYPQIENAVRIKSNGKILVKKGNEILSEANCFYAENALFDVFTLPMIAGDPKSALSHNNSLVISENIARKYFNSIDVIGKTMHMANAQDYEITGVIENTPVQSHLHFDFIKSINELPDSNFPDWSNISYVTYLLSRPGVTQNALDNYLREVTKKHAEPILLRDLHSSFSELEKNGGHFRFVTIPLTKIHLYSTLTDEQEPSGNAEYVYIFTAIAILILLIACVNFMNLSTAQSAGRAREVGVRKVLGSNKTQLIRQFLIESITTSCLAVVIAIIIAILLLPYFNDMSGKQITLGWLPKIWFIPALISIILIIGVISGLYPAFFLSAFQPIKVLKGKLAIGFKGSMLRNGLVIFQFSTVIILIVGTLVIYEQLKYISNKKLGYNRHQVLILKNTSALFPNAKSFLKDVIKMPGIKSGTMTSCLPTSINNYTQVYGKDAALSKDQTMALATWSVDEDYIPTLGMQMADGRNFSKQMLTDSSAVIINETAAKLLKYRQPLNKFIYGPGGVPFHIIGVVKDFNAGSLRSKISPLVFRNVLDNGAMAFRVETQNLSTLISEIRTLYHTKYANMAGQPFSYSFMDEEYNHLYQSEQNIGRIFISFSFFSILIACLGLFGLVAYAAEQRIKEIGIRKVLGASIANLILMLSNDFLKLIGIAALISFPIAWWGINLWLQDFAYRTSISWWIFGLAGFLAVTIAMITISYQALKVALANPVKSLRSE, from the coding sequence ATGGGGACCCTATTCTCTGGGCTGACCCTTGCGCTGCTTTTAGTATTTGCAAAAAGGAATGGGCAAACATCCAACCTGTTTTTAAGTTTGGCCTTAGTCGTGATCGTACTGAAGACTGGCGGGCTTACGCCTATTTTTTTACCCGCGCTAGGTCCAGTGTTGTATTTTTATGTACAACAGCTAATATCCCCAGACCGGCGGTTTCGCTGGAAAGATATGTTGCACTTTTGCCCTTTGCTTGTCGCATATTTGATGCCGGCTTGGCTGGTCTTAATTTCCGTTATAATCTATTTGTACCTGTCGCATCGGTTGATACAAGATTTCTATAGTCGCCAGCGGCCGGTGCTGATGGACAGGACTCGTTCCACTTTCAGACGGCAGGACAACGCACTGCTCTTGCTCGGCTTATTTTATGTGTTATCGCTGTTTAGTGGCACCTTTTATTTTACAGTTGCCCTTGTACTGATCGGAATGGCCGCAGAAGCGATACTAAAACCGGACGGCAGTGTACAACTGGCCATTCCGATAACTGACAGATCGGATGAAAGGGAGAAGGGGCGAAGAATAAAGGAGGCAGTGGTTGCAAACCGCCTTTACGAGGATGCCGAACTGACATTGACCACATTGGCGGTGAAACTGAAGATTCATCCACATGACCTGTCCCGAATCATTAATATGGGGCTGGAAATGAATTTCAGCGATTTTATTAATGAATTTCGGGTTCGTGAAATTGCTCAAAAAATGCAGGACCCGGCTTATGACCGGCTCACGCTGCTGGGTATTGCCTATGAGTCGGGGTTTAATTCTAAAACGACTTTCAACCGGGTTTTCAAAGAGATGACTGGCAGAACCCCAGCGGAATACAAGAATAGCTTAAAAAAAGAGGTGCCAATTGATAAGTTGGCACCCCGGGTAAGAATACTGCCGGTAATATTGCGTTCGGGAAGCCCGCCAAATTGGGCTTCTGAAAAATCAAACCGCAATTATATGTTTAGAAATTATTTAAATGTCGCCTTAAGGAACCTTTGGAGACAAAAAGCCTATTCTGCTATAAACATAGCCGGATTAGCACTGGGTTTGGCGGTTTGTTTCCTTATTTCACTTTTTGTAATTGATGAATTAAGCTATGATAAGTTTAATTTAAAGGCAGACAGGATTTTCCGTGTTAATGCTGACTTCAATGTGAACGGAACTCAATTTAATGCCAGACAGACGCCCCCAGCGATGGCTTCCATATTGCTTAAGGACTATCCACAAATTGAAAATGCGGTTCGCATTAAAAGTAATGGGAAAATATTAGTTAAAAAAGGGAATGAAATCTTGAGCGAGGCTAATTGCTTTTATGCAGAGAATGCATTGTTTGATGTATTTACATTACCCATGATTGCTGGAGATCCTAAAAGTGCTTTGTCACATAATAATTCACTGGTGATTTCAGAGAATATTGCAAGAAAATATTTTAATAGTATAGATGTGATAGGTAAAACTATGCATATGGCTAATGCACAAGACTATGAAATCACGGGGGTAATTGAAAACACACCTGTACAATCCCATTTGCATTTTGATTTTATTAAATCAATAAATGAATTACCAGATAGCAATTTCCCTGACTGGTCCAATATAAGTTACGTTACTTACTTGTTATCACGGCCTGGTGTTACTCAAAATGCATTAGACAATTACCTCAGAGAAGTGACAAAGAAACATGCGGAACCTATTTTGTTAAGAGATCTTCATAGTTCATTTTCGGAACTTGAAAAGAACGGTGGGCATTTCAGGTTTGTAACGATCCCCTTGACAAAAATTCATCTATACTCTACATTAACGGATGAACAAGAGCCATCGGGTAATGCAGAATACGTCTATATATTTACTGCAATTGCCATTTTAATATTATTGATCGCTTGTGTCAATTTTATGAACCTTTCAACAGCCCAATCTGCGGGTCGCGCAAGAGAAGTAGGGGTTAGAAAGGTTCTGGGATCTAACAAAACCCAATTAATTCGGCAATTTTTAATTGAATCAATTACAACAAGCTGTTTAGCAGTAGTTATTGCTATTATTATAGCTATTCTTTTGCTTCCGTATTTCAATGATATGTCTGGTAAGCAAATCACGTTGGGCTGGCTACCTAAAATATGGTTTATACCGGCACTAATATCAATTATATTGATAATTGGTGTTATTTCTGGTTTATATCCGGCATTTTTCTTATCCGCCTTTCAACCCATTAAAGTTTTAAAGGGTAAACTGGCGATCGGCTTTAAAGGCAGTATGCTTCGTAACGGTTTGGTTATTTTTCAGTTTTCAACTGTAATAATTCTAATAGTTGGTACGCTTGTCATATACGAACAATTAAAATACATTAGCAATAAAAAGTTAGGCTATAACCGCCATCAGGTGTTGATATTAAAAAACACAAGCGCATTATTCCCGAATGCAAAATCTTTTTTAAAAGATGTGATAAAAATGCCGGGTATTAAGTCAGGGACAATGACCTCTTGTCTTCCTACATCTATTAATAATTACACTCAAGTTTACGGAAAGGATGCGGCTTTAAGTAAAGACCAAACAATGGCATTGGCCACTTGGTCTGTTGATGAAGATTATATCCCGACATTAGGGATGCAAATGGCTGATGGAAGAAACTTTTCCAAACAGATGTTGACAGACTCCTCAGCTGTTATTATCAATGAAACAGCTGCAAAATTGCTTAAATACCGACAACCATTAAATAAGTTCATTTATGGACCAGGTGGGGTCCCTTTCCATATTATTGGTGTAGTTAAGGATTTCAATGCTGGCTCGTTACGTAGTAAAATATCCCCCCTGGTATTTAGAAATGTATTAGATAATGGAGCTATGGCTTTTCGAGTCGAAACACAAAACCTCTCAACGCTTATTTCTGAAATAAGAACATTATATCATACAAAATACGCAAATATGGCCGGCCAGCCATTTTCTTATTCCTTCATGGATGAGGAATACAACCACCTCTATCAGTCTGAGCAAAATATTGGAAGAATATTTATTTCATTTTCCTTTTTTTCAATACTTATCGCCTGTCTTGGCCTATTTGGTTTAGTTGCCTATGCGGCTGAACAACGCATAAAGGAAATTGGCATTCGAAAGGTACTGGGTGCCAGTATAGCTAACTTAATACTGATGCTTTCCAATGATTTTTTGAAGTTGATCGGTATTGCTGCCCTTATTTCTTTTCCGATTGCCTGGTGGGGAATAAACCTATGGCTTCAAGACTTTGCATATAGGACAAGTATTAGCTGGTGGATATTTGGCTTAGCGGGATTTTTAGCTGTAACCATAGCAATGATTACCATAAGTTATCAAGCATTAAAAGTCGCTTTAGCAAATCCCGTAAAAAGTTTACGATCGGAATAA
- a CDS encoding helix-turn-helix domain-containing protein yields MGSIRPIRTYHFLPYKYGLELLLDIGHIETLKHYVLDSTLHQVSFYEIIFIQEGSGTFTLDENKMSIAPRAIIFISPGQVRRWEIEEKVKGYTLFFDKDFLHLFFSDELFLYRLQYFHQYLHPAEMHIAERSFGKCLALLQEIEQEFEQIQNDSNHLIRSILYQLLIVLNRYYADVYDVQRDTYIQPDFYRFRSLLEKRFLQDQTVETYSKMLNVSPGYLNKICRQFSGSSAKQMIHNKLISEIKKELRQNKSAKEICYQFGFSDPSNFNRFFKKFTQVTPHLYRKKI; encoded by the coding sequence ATGGGATCAATCCGACCAATTAGAACATATCATTTTCTACCTTATAAATATGGTTTAGAATTGTTATTGGATATCGGGCATATTGAAACGTTGAAACATTATGTGTTAGACAGCACATTACATCAAGTTAGTTTTTACGAGATCATTTTTATCCAGGAGGGATCGGGAACGTTTACCCTGGATGAAAACAAAATGTCGATAGCCCCGCGGGCAATCATTTTCATCAGCCCCGGGCAAGTTCGCCGATGGGAAATTGAGGAGAAGGTAAAAGGCTACACCCTATTCTTTGACAAAGATTTTCTCCATCTATTTTTTTCGGATGAACTATTTCTGTACCGGCTTCAATACTTTCATCAGTATCTACATCCTGCCGAAATGCATATAGCTGAAAGATCATTCGGGAAATGTCTGGCACTTTTACAGGAAATTGAGCAGGAGTTTGAACAGATCCAGAATGATAGCAATCATTTGATCAGATCAATTCTGTATCAGCTTCTTATTGTGCTCAACCGCTATTATGCGGATGTTTACGATGTTCAGCGCGATACGTATATTCAACCCGATTTCTATAGATTCCGGTCTTTACTGGAAAAAAGATTTTTACAGGACCAGACTGTTGAAACCTATAGCAAAATGCTCAACGTCAGCCCGGGATATCTTAATAAAATTTGCAGGCAATTCAGCGGGTCATCAGCGAAGCAAATGATCCATAACAAGTTGATTTCAGAAATAAAGAAAGAACTGCGTCAAAACAAATCTGCAAAGGAGATCTGCTACCAATTTGGATTCTCTGATCCATCTAATTTTAATCGTTTCTTCAAAAAGTTCACCCAAGTAACGCCTCATCTGTACCGGAAAAAAATATAA